A stretch of Aureispira sp. CCB-E DNA encodes these proteins:
- a CDS encoding PorP/SprF family type IX secretion system membrane protein, with translation MKLGKFFTFIIIALVANLNSAQAQDIHFSQFYVSNLTLNPATTGVMSCQMRVSAIYRNQWASVMGDNAFNTFGLGVEGKFEAGNKDFVGAGLSVWVDRAGASAFTAVQASLSGSYLKKIGGRRSNEHFLVAGGQVGFVQRSIRIDQLRWGTNWDGTSFNGSLPDNESIFNSTLAVADVSAGLLWFSALDKDNKSNVYAGIGFQHLTKANLSFMNPGSEPLFTRFTIHGGAEARIARRLAIVPNFAVMVQGPSTQMNIGTGVKFDFSKKSQSSQAFTIGAYVRGANQAQVNTDQGTFGVDAIVALLRLRFGGSHIGLSYDINVSKLAAATNGNGAFEFSYVYTLCNSRGRRLGCPTF, from the coding sequence ATGAAATTAGGGAAATTTTTTACATTTATTATTATAGCACTTGTTGCTAATCTTAACTCTGCGCAAGCGCAAGACATCCACTTCTCACAGTTTTACGTGTCAAACCTGACCTTAAATCCTGCTACGACAGGGGTGATGAGTTGCCAAATGCGTGTGTCTGCTATTTATAGAAATCAGTGGGCAAGTGTGATGGGTGACAATGCTTTTAATACTTTTGGTCTTGGGGTGGAAGGAAAATTTGAAGCAGGAAACAAAGATTTTGTAGGGGCTGGATTGTCCGTATGGGTCGATAGAGCGGGGGCATCTGCATTTACTGCGGTACAGGCTAGCTTATCTGGTTCTTATTTGAAAAAGATTGGCGGAAGACGTTCAAATGAGCACTTCTTAGTAGCTGGAGGTCAAGTAGGCTTTGTACAACGCAGTATTCGTATTGATCAATTGCGTTGGGGAACTAATTGGGATGGAACTAGTTTTAATGGTTCTTTGCCAGACAATGAGAGTATTTTTAATAGTACTTTAGCTGTGGCAGATGTCAGTGCAGGTCTTTTATGGTTTAGTGCTTTAGATAAAGATAATAAGAGCAATGTTTATGCAGGAATTGGATTCCAACATTTGACAAAAGCAAATTTGTCATTTATGAATCCAGGTTCAGAACCTCTTTTCACAAGATTCACTATTCATGGTGGGGCAGAAGCTCGTATTGCTCGCCGTTTGGCAATTGTACCTAACTTTGCTGTAATGGTTCAAGGTCCTTCTACACAAATGAATATTGGTACAGGAGTGAAATTTGATTTCAGTAAAAAATCGCAATCTAGCCAAGCATTTACAATAGGGGCATATGTTCGTGGTGCCAATCAAGCACAGGTAAACACAGATCAAGGAACTTTTGGTGTAGATGCGATTGTTGCTTTGTTGCGTTTGCGTTTTGGAGGCTCTCATATTGGGTTGAGTTATGATATTAATGTATCTAAATTGGCAGCTGCAACAAATGGAAATGGTGCATTTGAATTTTCTTATGTTTACACACTTTGTAATAGCAGAGGTCGTCGTTTGGGATGTCCTACTTTCTAA